The Macrobrachium nipponense isolate FS-2020 chromosome 13, ASM1510439v2, whole genome shotgun sequence genome has a window encoding:
- the LOC135225341 gene encoding lysozyme-like, with product MWSLILTIGACASFAQATVGDDCLACMCFVSSSGCQMPDPVCEDTDWGEVCGPWAITNPYWIDGGFQGGTFKNCVQSWECNESTVRAYLARYVRDPEATCETYARTHVGGPSGPILDYTMTYWYQVKTCLDYGLFTPPSVEE from the exons ATGTGGTCGTTGATACTGACCATTGGGGCTTGTGCCTCATTTGCACAGGCTACAGTGGGCGATGACTGCCTTGCCTGCATGTGCTTC GTGTCAAGCTCGGGATGTCAAATGCCAGATCCTGTTTGTGAAGACACCGACTGGGGTGAGGTGTGCGGCCCCTGGGCCATCACCAATCCCTACTGGATAGACGGAGGCTTCCAAGGAGGAA CCTTCAAGAACTGCGTTCAGAGCTGGGAATGCAACGAGAGCACAGTCAGAGCGTATCTTGCCCGTTACGTCCGCGACCCTGAAGCCACTTGCGAGACCTATGCAAGGACCCACGTTGGAGGACCATCTGGTCCCATTCTCGACTACACGATGACCTACTGGTACCAGGTCAAGACTTGTCTCGATTACGGCCTCTTCACACCGCCAAGCGTGGAGGAGTAG
- the LOC135225342 gene encoding lysozyme-like — MSKFYFTTFLAVFASFVNPQTLSDDCLECMCYEPQNFKERIFQASSDGCVMPDPVCTDGEMGEVCGPFAITRIYWMEAGWFGGEFHNCVEDWQCNEDTVRGYLAKFVTDANATCEDFARTHVGGPHGPHTDATLPYWHEVQTCLDNSTFTVYPEEDLD; from the exons ATGTCAAAGTTTTACTTTACAACATTTTTGGCAGTTTTTGCATCTTTCGTGAACCCGCAGACGCTCTCCGATGACTGCCTGGAGTGCATGTGCTAC GAGCCACAGAATTTTAAAGAGCGTATTTTCCAGGCATCCAGCGATGGCTGCGTAATGCCTGACCCCGTTTGCACCGACGGAGAGATGGGAGAGGTCTGTGGTCCCTTTGCCATTACTCGGATTTACTGGATGGAGGCTGGATGGTTCGGCGGAG AATTCCACAACTGCGTGGAAGACTGGCAGTGCAACGAGGACACCGTTCGGGGATACCTGGCGAAGTTCGTCACTGACGCTAACGCCACCTGCGAAGATTTCGCCAGAACACACGTCGGAGGACCTCACGGGCCGCACACGGACGCCACTTTGCCTTATTGGCACGAAGTCCAGACTTGTCTGGATAATTCCACCTTTACGGTCTACCCTGAGGAGGACTTGGACTGA
- the LOC135225817 gene encoding uncharacterized protein LOC135225817 — MELQLNAKEVLTDVYLKAALQKDMGPAAQLTSWTLEEHAEKSDDVIGIVTTVKINFKFGMKELSADYIVKMIPLQPMKALKDMLTQGCRKELLFYQELLPALNTQLRVAGLEPLRTPKHLYLNHNPDEMLLIMKDLRYRGFRKFREKNCFDIQHTNIVLQELARFHASSLLLKDKIGRRNFDIKYHFLEKEWYNVTDDATAFFKTLFDGNIENTVAILKTLNTDERVIKWLRKIKPDVYTILQEQMHRSSAFITLCHADCITTNIMFRYNDDGIPVEVALLDFQQVRKASLATDISLLLYVCVSGIDRRRNMEGFLQTYFSSFRNVMDAGKVQVPFTFQELLRECDDKLLFGVIWSLSVIPMLAAREDDDDEWKDAKADLGGDPEKEGKQEEEAAVQAQPPKDKHRKEDSKMAAAECEIHKRFIPIFEELIERRIIR; from the exons ATGGAGCTGCAGCTGAATGCCAAAGAAGTTCTAACAGACGTCTATCTGAAGGCAGCTCTGCAGAAGGACATGGGTCCAGCTGCTCAATTAACCTCATGGACTCTGGAGGAGCATGCTGAAAAGTCTGATGACGTCATAGGCATAGTGACAACTGTCAAGATCAATTTCAAGTTTGGAATGAAAGAACTTTCAGCGGACTACATTGTGAAAATGATCCCACTGCAACCTATGAAGGCCTTAAAAGATATGCTCACTCAAGGGTGTAGAAAAGAGCTTCTTTTTTACCAAGAACTTCTACCTGCACTGAATACGCAACTAAGAGTTGCAGGTCTTGAACCACTTCGTACCCCAAAGCACTTATATTTGAACCACAACCCAGATGAAATGCTCCTGATTATGAAGGATCTCCGTTATCGAGGGTTTCGAAAGTTCAGGGAGAAAAACTGCTTTGATATTCAGCATACTAATATCGTCCTTCAGGAACTGGCAAGGTTTCATGCTAGTTCCCTTTTGCTGAAAGATAAGATTGGTAGACGAAACTTTGACATCAAGTATCATTTCCTTGAAAAGGAATGGTACAATGTAACAGATGATGCGACTGCATTTTTCAAGACGTTGTTTGATGGCAATATTGAAAATACAGTTGCTATATTGAAAACACTAAACACCGATGAAAGGGTAATCAAATGGCTAAGAAAAATCAAGCCAGATGTTTATACAATCCTTCAAGAGCAGATGCACAGGAGCTCAGCTTTCATCACATTGTGCCATGCTGACTGCATCACCACAAACATAATGTTCAG ATACAACGACGATGGCATCCCGGTTGAAGTTGCTCTGCTTGACTTCCAGCAGGTACGAAAGGCCTCTCTGGCAACTGATATCAGCCTTCTTCTGTATGTTTGTGTGAGCGGAATCGACAGAAGGAGGAATATGGAAGGGTTCCTCCAGACTTATTTTAGTTCCTTCAGGAACGTGATGGACGCCGGCAAAGTTCAGGTGCCATTTACATTTCAGGAGCTTTTGAGAGAGTGCGACGATAAACTCCTCTTTGGAGTTATTTGGTCTTTGTCAGTGATACCGATGTTGGCAGCGAgggaagacgacgacgacgagtggAAGGATGCAAAGGCCGACCTTGGAGGTGACCCAGAAAAGGAAGGAAAGCAAGAGGAGGAGGCAGCAGTACAGGCACAACCGCCTAAAGATAAACACCGCAAAGAGGACTCAAAAATGGCTGCCGCCGAGTGTGAAATACACAAAAGATTTATTCCCATTTTCGAAGAGTTAATTGAGCGCAGAATAATTCgttga